From Clavelina lepadiformis chromosome 9, kaClaLepa1.1, whole genome shotgun sequence, the proteins below share one genomic window:
- the LOC143470690 gene encoding uncharacterized protein LOC143470690: MCYGAECWAMKKADIRRMQTTEMRMIRMMCGKTLRDGITNDVIRRWTCVEDIEEHLRGHRLRWLGHVERMNEESLIRRVQHKMIEGKVKRGRAKKTWEETVKDDMKRKGLKIEDAIDRGKWRRRCRQLVDREFVSG; encoded by the coding sequence ATGTGTTATGGAGCTGAATGCTGGGCGATGAAGAAGGCTGATATCAGGCGAATGCAGACGACAGAAATGAGGATGATTCGAATGATGTGTGGTAAGACACTACGAGATGGGATTACCAATGATGTGATAAGAAGGTGGACATGTGTGGAAGATATTGAAGAACATCTGAGAGGACATCGTCTGAGGTGGTTGGGGCACGTTGAGCGAATGAATGAGGAGAGCTTAATAAGAAGAGTACAACATAAGATGATTGAAGGAAAGGTGAAAAGGGGAAGAGCAAAGAAAACATGGGAAGAGACGGTGAAGGATGATATGAAAAGGAAAGGTTTGAAGATCGAGGATGCCATTGACAGGGGAAAGTGGAGGCGTCGCTGCAGACAACTGGTCGACCGTGAATTTGTTTCGGGATGA
- the LOC143471093 gene encoding uncharacterized protein LOC143471093 — translation MDASTRRSSVSARSSRSSACSSARRKRLLQAQIEAEEARLEAQLTFEQDMVEAKAEEERLEAEAKAEAKRLEAEAEAKRLEAEAKAEAKRLEAKQRIQKNQISLKIAMSRAEASVKRAALEAEYDDDLLNASSVGSARSNTGAEKFADVPARLAKPSTSYGNPFQVTSNELTIHEVPHAEEATRADEAGRMSLLRPTANAFTPTGYNELDKGNTYDMHSWRKDIPVAPTKIAAGQNKLHARSRPLDVFQEGPISQSAPSDHQRDMMMLVGMIEENRSMMRRSTLPRRELEKFEGNPLHYFMFIKGFKETIQSHIADAAQQLRYLIDMCIGEAHESIKGCIWVDPPEEGLRQAFTVLEDLFGRREDVVAAHLQSLFQGPQLKGDEKDLRKLYNDMSNCRRVLEAWDYAAELDSYSTLKQIFKRLPYKMQESITHETNRQIKMGKRPTFAHLLGFIEEKMHACNNIYGRTMARAKEEEKTNRVPKTRNLKTSRSYTSQAAVERSERRVDNLEISTRRSNKNCIVCQGEHPIWRCDQFQKKSIQDRRRLVRNSGLCFNCLGAGHRSTDCKMTKKCKTCNKSHHSLLHVYMQSTSEWEKPKEEKDSTEPVKPVESFGIDTNHHGANNVRLKVVPVRAWGHNMRKPVECYAFLDEGSDTSFCGDRLSKQLGLQGPKVQLHISCINGEGSQQSKMVSLSIQGLSETAVIDLEEVMTLSCLPKLKGSIPTNKDVTRYPYLEGLQFPAIPAGGVELLIGAGARKAHVIHAVREGGANQPTAVRTGLGWTLVGPEPATEHRAVCHVNHVRCDNRILHDQMQRMFDHDFVEDEDSEDLSYSVDDIRAMHKLKSSVQEKDGRYQLGLLWKTDNVTLPYNRFLAVKRLSYLKRKLEKDSSLFDQYKKKINELLQSGYAKKVPEGQFCHAKRTWYIPHHCCTGGKFRVVYDCAANYKLRRYAMWKHFRKKNIVEPQTWKLAKSARRGGVSRQGWDGKESPS, via the coding sequence ATGGACGCTTCAACTCGGCGTTCTTCGGTGTCGGCTAGGTCTTCCAGGTCTAGCGCTTGCTCAAGCGCTAGAAGGAAGAGACTGCTACAGGCTCAAATTGAGGCAGAAGAAGCAAGATTGGAGGCGCAGCTGACATTTGAGCAGGATATGGTTGAAGCCAAGGCCGAAGAAGAAAGACTTGAGGCTGAAGCAAAGGCCGAAGCCAAAAGACTCGAGGCCGAGGCCGAAGCCAAAAGACTCGAGGCCGAAGCAAAGGCCGAAGCTAAAAGACTTGAGGCAAAACAAAGGATCCAGAAGAACCAAATCAGCTTGAAAATTGCAATGTCTCGGGCTGAGGCAAGTGTAAAAAGGGCAGCCCTGGAAGCTGAATATGACGACGACCTGCTAAATGCCTCGAGTGTGGGAAGTGCCAGATCCAATACTGGAGCAGAGAAGTTTGCAGATGTTCCAGCAAGACTGGCGAAGCCTAGCACGTCGTACGGAAACCCATTTCAAGTTACTTCAAATGAACTGACGATACATGAAGTCCCCCATGCAGAAGAAGCCACAAGAGCAGATGAAGCAGGCAGGATGTCACTTTTAAGACCGACTGCCAACGCCTTTACTCCCACAGGATACAACGAACTAGATAAGGGAAACACCTATGATATGCATTCCTGGAGGAAGGATATACCTGTGGCACCAACAAAGATAGCCGCAGGCCAAAATAAACTGCATGCTCGTTCCAGACCACTTGACGTGTTCCAGGAGGGGCCCATATCTCAGTCTGCACCATCGGACCATCAACGTGACATGATGATGTTGGTTGGCATGATCGAAGAAAATCGATCGATGATGCGAAGATCGACCTTGCCAAGGAGGGAGTTGGAGAAGTTCGAGGGCAACCCCTTGCATTATTTCATGTTCATAAAAGGTTTCAAGGAGACAATTCAAAGCCATATTGCTGATGCTGCTCAACAGCTACGGTATCTTATTGACATGTGCATCGGAGAAGCACATGAAAGCATTAAGGGATGCATTTGGGTTGACCCGCCTGAAGAAGGTTTGCGTCAGGCCTTTACAGTATTGGAGGATTTGTTTGGTAGGCGCGAAGATGTTGTTGCGGCGCACCTCCAGTCATTGTTTCAAGGACCACAGCTGAAGGGAGATGAGAAAGATCTCCGCAAACTGTATAATGACATGTCCAATTGCAGGAGAGTGCTTGAAGCATGGGATTATGCGGCTGAGCTTGATAGCTACTCCACATTGAAGCAGATCTTCAAGCGGCTGCCATATAAAATGCAGGAAAGCATTACCCATGAAACAAACAGACAAATAAAGATGGGCAAAAGACCGACCTTTGCTCATCTGCTTGGATTCATTGAAGAGAAGATGCACGCCTGTAACAACATATATGGACGAACCATGGCCAGAGCCaaggaagaagaaaaaacCAACCGTGTGCCCAAGACACGGAATCTGAAGACATCTAGGTCGTATACCTCTCAAGCAGCTGTTGAAAGAAGCGAGAGGAGGGTGGATAACCTAGAAATCTCCACCAGAAGGTCGAACAAGAATTGCATTGTTTGCCAGGGAGAACATCCCATTTGGAGGTGTGACCAGTTCCAGAAGAAATCTATTCAAGACAGACGCCGTCTTGTTAGAAATAGTGGACTCTGCTTCAACTGTCTTGGAGCAGGGCATCGTAGCACTGATTGTAAAATGACGAAGAAGTGCAAGACATGCAATAAGTCGCACCACTCATTGCTGCATGTGTATATGCAGTCAACATCTGAATGGGAGAAGCCTAAAGAAGAAAAGGATTCTACTGAACCAGTTAAGCCTGTGGAATCCTTTGGGATCGACACCAACCATCATGGTGCAAACAACGTGAGACTGAAAGTGGTCCCTGTCAGAGCATGGGGCCACAACATGCGTAAGCCTGTTGAGTGCTATGCATTCCTGGATGAAGGATCAGACACTTCATTCTGCGGCGATCGTCTTTCCAAGCAACTTGGGTTACAAGGACCCAAGGTTCAGTTGCATATCTCATGCATAAACGGTGAGGGGTCACAACAAAGTAAGATGGTTTCACTTAGCATTCAGGGTCTGAGTGAAACGGCCGTCATTGATTTAGAAGAAGTCATGACACTTTCATGCTTGCCCAAACTAAAGGGAAGCATACCTACCAACAAGGACGTGACACGATATCCTTATCTTGAAGGCCTGCAATTTCCTGCCATACCTGCTGGTGGAGTGGAGTTGCTCATTGGGGCCGGTGCAAGGAAAGCACATGTCATTCATGCGGTCAGGGAAGGAGGTGCCAATCAGCCAACAGCAGTCAGAACTGGGTTGGGATGGACACTGGTTGGACCAGAACCTGCAACCGAACACAGAGCCGTTTGCCATGTCAACCACGTTCGTTGCGACAATCGCATCTTGCATGACCAAATGCAAAGGATGTTTGATCATGACTTTGTGGAGGATGAAGACTCAGAAGATCTTTCTTACTCCGTTGACGATATTCGCGCCATGCATAAACTGAAGTCATCAGTTCAGGAAAAAGATGGACGATACCAGTTGGGACTTCTATGGAAAACCGACAATGTCACCTTGCCATACAATCGTTTTCTGGCTGTGAAGCGGTTGTCATATTTGAAACGCAAGCTTGAGAAGGACTCAAGTTTGTTTGATCAGTACAAAAAGAAGATCAATGAACTGCTGCAATCTGGCTATGCCAAGAAAGTTCCAGAAGGACAGTTTTGCCATGCAAAGAGAACATGGTACATCCCTCATCACTGTTGTACTGGAGGGAAATTCCGAGTTGTTTATGATTGTGCTGCAAATTACAAGCTACGGCGTTACGCCATGTGGAAGCACTTTCGCAAAAAGAACATTGTTGAGCCACAAACGTGGAAATTGGCCAAAAGCGCGCGTCGAGGAGGCGTATCCAGACAAGGATGGGATGGTAAGGAGAGTCCAAGTTAA
- the LOC143470857 gene encoding kelch-like protein 12: MHIEMIKRLNQQITTEKIVCERSSNATNVLEYANSGRFNGKFNDVTIKVDDVSFPAHRMVLSCLCKYFEAMFETEMREKHEDIVHIHGVTPNAMKLILDFLYMGSIEIVKENVYDLLSASNLMQIDEIKTFCLEFLENSLSVDTCLAISYLFRLYGSDHSQEQIKLFIARNIESIIELNDFKNLSKDELHVLFKETSQNCTSGGRNCGKRKRESEICETSKCKSYVKWCEHNLANQPDAFGDLLDEIDLELLPRDYLENVLASQPFVQENNKCLRTLLGKMLSQSKKIRLKEVVLSIGGTPTSVKKVFPALDKSIDRSFPALDRTCVGHCCVKMQNYIYVFGGSTSLNNPIQSITNRVHRLNLSEEPLKWEEVAPMKKKRYLAAAAVLSDIIFVVGGRMCGRSSEYYVPGVNKWSTMTAMKVARFGHSLVACKGSLYAVGGYGRNCCLTSVERYEPHANVWTEGAPMTIGRESFAAVTINDVIYAVGGQSYEIAQNSVEKYDVVANQWSRVNAMQYKRWEHSACVMQGKIYVVGGRDNDNNRVMQIECYHPETEWTVVGEIDTPLLQHSLVTVE, translated from the exons ATGCATATTGAAATGATCAAAAGACTGAATCAACAAATCACCACCGAAAAAATTGTGTGTGAACGTTCAAGTAATGCAACAAATGTGCTGGAATATGCTAACAG TGGCAGGTTCAATGGGAAgtttaatgacgtcacaattaaagTTGACGACGTTTCATTTCCGGCGCACAGAATGGTTTTGTCCTGTTTGTGCAAGTATTTCGAAGCTATGTTTGAGACGGAG ATGAGGGAAAAGCATGAAGACATTGTACACATTCATGGAGTTACGCCAAATGCTATGAAGTTGATTTTAGACTTTTTGTACATGGGAAGCATTGAGATAGTCAAAGAGAATGTTTATGATTTGCTCTCTGCATCCAATCTGATGCAAATTGATG aaattaaaactttttgcttgGAGTTCCTGGAAAATTCATTATCTGTTGACACCTGCCTCGCCATCTCGTACCTTTTTCGTCTCTACGGAAGCGACCATTCCCAAGAACAAATAAAGCTTTTTATTGCAAGAAATATTGAAAGCATCATCGAATTGAATGATTTCAAAAACCTCTCCAAAGATGAGCTTCATGTTCTCTTCAAGGAAACCTCCCAAAACTGTACGAGTGGGGGACGCAATTGTGGAAAGAGGAAGAGAGAATCTGAG ATTTGTGAAACCTCGAAATGTAAATCATACGTAAAATGGTGTGAGCATAACCTGGCCAACCAGCCTGATGCATTCGGTGATTTGCTTGATGAAATCGATCTTGAACTTCTTCCGAGAGATTATTTGGAAAATGTTCTTGCATCTCAG CCCTTCGTTCAAGAAAATAACAAGTGCTTGAGAACTTTGCTTGGAAAGATGCTTTCTCAATCCAAGAAAATTCGACTTAAAG AGGTTGTACTAAGCATTGGTGGAACTCCTACAAGTGTGAAGAAAGTTTTTCCTGCATTGGACAAATCTATAGATAGATCATTTCCG GCTTTGGATCGAACGTGTGTGGGCCACTGTTGTGTAAAGatgcaaaattatatttacgTGTTCGGTGGATCTACCAGTCTAAACAATCCAATTCAATCAATAACCAATCGAGTTCATCGCTTGAATTTAAGCGAAGAGCCTTTGAAATGGGAGGAGGTTGCACCGATGAAGAAAAAGAGATACTTGGCAGCTGCAGCTGTTCTATCCG ATATCATATTTGTTGTGGGTGGACGTATGTGCGGCAGATCAAGTGAATATTATGTGCCGGGTGTTAATAAATGGTCGACAATGACTGCAATGAAAGTGGCACGATTTGGACATAGCCTTGTGGCGTGCAAAG GCTCCTTATATGCAGTTGGTGGGTATGGTAGAAATTGTTGTTTGACTTCTGTTGAGAGATACGAACCACATGCTAATGTATGGACGGAAGGAGCTCCCATGACCATTGGAAGGGAAAGTTTTGCTGCAGTGACCATCAATGATGTCATTTATGCCGTTG GTGGTCAATCGTACGAAATTGCTCAAAATAGTGTGGAAAAATACGATGTTGTGGCAAATCAATGGTCAAGAGTGAATGCAATGCAATACAAGCGATGGGAACACTCGGCTTGTGTCATGCAGGGAAAGATATACGTGGTGGGAGG GCGAGACAACGACAACAATCGCGTTATGCAAATCGAATGTTACCACCCGGAGACTGAGTGGACAGTCGTCGGTGAAATTGACACGCCCCTCTTGCAACATTCACTGGTGACAGTGGAGTAA